Genomic DNA from Deinococcus sonorensis KR-87:
CGCACTTCGACCAGACCTTCGACACCAACGTCAAAGGCACCCTCTTCACCGTGCAGAAGGCCCTGCCGCTGCTGAACGACGGCGCCTCGGTGATCCTGATGGCGTCCACCACCAGCATCACCGGCACCCCCGCCTTCAGCGTCTACAGCGCAACCAAAGCCGCGGTGCGCTCCTTCGCCCGCACCTGGGCGCTCGACCTCAAGGACCGCCACATCCGGGTGAACGCTGTCAGCCCCGGCCCCACCCTCACGCCGGGCCTGACCGACCTGGCGCCCGACGCCGAGCAGGCCCAGGCCCTGCTCGACGGCCTGACCTCCGGCGTGCCGCTGGGCCGGATGGGCCAGCCGGAAGAGATCGCGCAGGCCGTGGTGTTCCTGGCCTCCGACCGCAGCAGCTTCATCACCGGCACTGAACTGTTCGTCGACGGCGGCACGGCCCAGGTGTAAGTCGCCCTCACCCTTCGCGCCCCGACACCCGGGGTAGAAACTGCCGGAACTCGCCGGACAAGGTCATCCGCGCAGGGTCGATAGGATTAAGTGGCCGTCTGAACTTTAGACGGCCACGTGCAGTGCACCGGACACATTCCCTATGCTGTCCCCATGACCCGCCAGAGCTCGCGCCCCCCTCCCCGCCTGCCCCTGCCGCCGCGGGTGCGCTTCTGGCTGGGGCTGCTGCTGGCCCTGGTCCTCGGCTACCTGATCGCGCTGGTGCAGGGTGCCGTCGTGCGCCCCCCGCTGGTGATCGGGCAGGACGCCGTGCCGCCCTCCGGTCCGGTACAGGGCGTGACGTCCACGCTGGAGAACCAAGGGGGCGCGTTTCTCGACATCAAGCCGGGCGGCGCGGCAACGACGCTGCTGGTCTACTACCCCGGCGGCCTGGTTCGCCCCCAGGCGTATGAATGGCTGGGCCGCGCCCTCGCCGCCGACGGCGTTCAGACGGTCATTCCGGTGTTTCCCCTGGATCTTGCGGTGACGGGCATCAACCGCGCCGACGCGCTCATCAGGAAGTTTGGCGCGGGCAAGACCGTGGTGATCGCGGGCCACTCCCTGGGTGGGGCCATGGCGGCGCAGTATGCCAGAGGGCATCGTGATCAGCTGAGCGGCATGATCCTGATGGGCGCGTATCCGGCCGGCAACGTGAACCTGAAGGAGAGCCGCCTTCCGGTGCTGTCGCTCCTGGCCGAGCAGGATGGGGTGGCGGAGCCCGCCGACGTGCGCGACGGCCTGAACCGCCTGCCGGCCAGCGCCCAGTTGACGGTCATTCCCGGCGCGGTTCACAGCTTCTTCGGGCGGTATGGAGCACAGCGAGGCGACGGTCTGCCCACGGTGACGCGCGCCGCGGCGGAAGCCGGGATTCTGCGTGCGGTCCGGGCGTTTCTGGCCACGCTGCCCCCTCCATCCGGTGACGCTGGCCATTGCGCACGGACCAGCACGGCCAGCGCTGTCCGCTCGGCAATGACGAGCGGCCACGAGAGGGTCGGCGCGCATGAACGCGTGGCGGGCGCCGGCGGCACCTCCGCCGCATGTGTAATGGCCTGAATGGTTCGCCTGATGGATGGTGCAGGGTCATGGCCTCACGCGGATGAGTGCGGCATGCTGCACCGCGTCTGCTCACATGGTCGGTTCGCAGGCATCTTCGATCGGCGTTGGCTGACCCATCCTGTACGTCACTCAGCTTTGCCTGCCAACGGGTACTGGCAAGCTTGCGGCCCATCTGTCGCAGGCGCTGGCTGTCCAGGCACCCCACGGGCATTGCCTTAACCTGCTTGAGCGCTGTCTGCACATTGGCTTTGTTATTTCCGTCAAGCGCGAACGTCAGCGGATCGCATGGTCGATGCCGGGTGGTACGCCGGGATAAGGCGGTTCGTTGTCCTTGGAGTCCAGGATGTCGAATGGGAGCACCCACTGTTCAGCGAACAGGTCCGAGACGTTCCAAAGCTCCTGGAGGCCATCGAACGGGCCATCACATGTTCAGAGCAGGCCGTGGAGGGCCTCGTTCCATTAGCGGAATGCTCGGGTCCATTACGTTTTACGGCTGGTGGTCTGTTTCAGAAGAGCGTTGGGAGAAAGATCTTGACGAAGAGACTCGACTTCGCGCAGGAAACACAACAACCATGCAACTCTTTCAAGCAACATCTCCGATGTTCATTTGACTCAAACCACTCGCTGTCCCACAAGGAGTCTGCAGGGACGATGGAGCCGCGCGGATGCCTGCACGAGGAGAGGCGTGCACTGCGGCGTTCTCGGCAGACCGCCAGGGTCCAGTACGCTGCACCGGTGCCCACGGACGAGCTGCTGAACACGGACGTCCCCCGCGACGCCGAGGTGACCTCGTTTGAAGGCGGGCACCCGGATGGCACGGACGCTCCCCACCTGCACCCTCTGCGGTCTGCCGTTGAGTTCTTCCTGGTGGCCGTTCCTCAGGACCACCCGTGGGCGCCGCGCTCACGGGCGGTGTTCGCCTGTATGGCGACCTGGCACCCGCACGACCTCATCCCCCATCTTCTCCCGGAGCGGCGCAGTGTCATCATCTGCCGCTTACAGAGCGAGCGCTCCACCACAGCGCAACGCCGCACCATCGGGGTGGGCGACGACGGCCAGATGAGAAGCCGCGGCGCTCACCCCTTCATCCCGGTCAGGACGATGCCCTCGATGATCTGTTTCTGGAAGATGGCGAAGACGATCAGCACCGGAATCACGGCCAGACTGCTGGCGGCCATGATCAAGCCCCACTGGGTTCCGGCCTCCCCATTGAAGAGCGCCGTCCCCACCGGCAGCGTACGGAACTCGGGGTTCTGGATCACGATCAGTGGCCACAGGAACGCGTTCCAGTTGCCCAGGAAGGTGAAGATCGCCAGACTCGCCAGCGCCGGACGGACCAGCGGCAGGGCGATGCGCCAGAAGATCCCGAACTCGCTCATGCCGTCGATGCGGGCGGCTTCCAGCAGGTCATCGGGCAGCGTCTCGAAGAACTGGCGCATCAAGAACACCCCGAAGGCACTCATCAACCCTGGGAACATGATCGAGAAGTACGCGCCGGGGACGCTGCGGGTCAGGTGAAGGTCACTGACGCCCACGAACCAGGGGATGACCAGCATCTCGGTGGGAATCATCAGGGTGGACAGGATCAGGATGAAGATCAGGGTTTTGCCGGGGAAATCGAACTTGGCCAGGGTGTAGCCCACCATGGAGTCGAAGAACAGCACGCTGGCGGTCGTGACGCTGGCCACCAGCAGGCTGTTGGCGAACCACTGGATGAATTTGGTTTCCAGCAGCACCTGACGGTAGTTGTCCAGCGTGGGGGCTTCGGGGAGGAACCTGAGGTTGAACAGTTCCTGGAAGCTCTTGAGGCTGGTCAGCAGCATCCACATGAAGGGAAACAGCGTGACCACGATACCCACGGTCAGCACCAGGTAGGCCAGCAGCAGCGGGAGGTTGACGCGGCGGCGGGGTCGCGGGGTGCCGCTGGAGTCCCGGACGTCGGTCTTGGGGAGCGTTGTGGTCATGTGGACTCCACGTCAGGACCGGCTGTGGCAGTGAGGTGGGCACGCCCCGTCCTGGGGCGTGTGATGGTCTGTTTGGAGAGCCAGGGCCGGGTCACAGGTCATACCGCCGGGTCAGGAAGCGCAGCTGCACCAGGGTGATGGCCAGGATGATCACGAACAGCACCACCGTGATGGCTGAGGCGTAGCCCATCTGGAAGCGCCCGAACGCGAGCTGGTAGATGTACAGCGCCACCGTGGTGGTGCTGCCCAGCGGCCCACCCTGATCGGTGAAGTTCAGGTTGACCACCTGCGTGAACAGTTGCAGGTACGCGATGGTCCCGGTCACCACGCTGAAGACGATGGTGGGGTTGAGCAGCGGCCAGGTGATCTTCCAGAAGGCCTGCGAACTGCCCGCCCCGTCGATCTCGGCGGCCTCGTAATAGCTGCGGGGAATGGCCGAGAGCCCGGCCAGGAACAGCACGACCTGAAACCCCAGGTTCTGCCACACCACCAGCGCTGCGGTGGTGGCCAGCGCCTGATCCGGGGAGGTCAGGAAGTTCTGCGGGGGGATGTGCAGCCAGACCAGAAAGGTGTTGACCGGACCGAACTGCGGGCTGAACAGCCACTGCCAGACCCACGCGGCCGCCACGATGGGGGTGACGTAGGGGGCGAAGTACAGCGCCCGGAACACGCCGCGCAGGGCGCGGATCTTGTTGAGCAGCAGGGCGACCAGCAGTCCCAGCGCGATCTGCACCGGGACGCCGATGACGGTGTACAGCGCGGTGTTCTTGAGCGCTTGAGCGAACTTGCCGTCGGTCAACAGACGCTGGTAGTTGTCGGTGCCGACGAACGGCTGCTGCTCTTTGAGGATGTTCCAGTCGAACAGACTCAGGCGAAGCGCCGAGAGGGTGGGCAGGAAGCGCACAATCAGGAAGAAGAGCAAGGGCACCAGCAAAAAGGTGTAGGCCGTGCGGGTCTGGTGCCGCCGCATCGAACTGCCGCGCCGGGCTTTGGGCGACGCGGTCACGGTCACGAGGGGCCTCGTGGGTGGGTGGGTCTGGTCATCTGGACCTCTGACATGCAAGGGCGAGGCGTCAAAGCATCCCGCGCCCGCGCCCCATGCCCAGTCGTGCGCTGGGAAGAGAGGCAGGGGCACGGGTCTCCGGGTTTATTTGTAGTAGCTGTTCAGGATCTTCTGTTCATCGGCGGCGGCCTGCTTGACGGCGTCGGCAGGCTTGGCCCCTTTGAGCAACACCGTGTTGATCGCGTCCACCCAGGCCTTGCGCTGCCCGGCCTCATCCACGAACACCGTGGAGGACGCGTAGGGCAGACTGGCGATGAACGGCCCGTAGACCGGGTTTTTGAGCAGGTTGGGATCGGCGGCCAGACTGCGGCTGGCGGGAATCTCGCCCACGTTTTCCAGCCAGTAGCGCTGCGTGTCCGCGCTGGTGAGGAATTTCAGGAATTTGACGGCGGCGTCCAGTTTGTCGCCCTTGGCGTTCTTGGTGATGCCATTGACCCAGTACGAGCCGAAGTTGTCCTTTTCATTGGGGTTGCTGGCAAGCACGGGGAGCGGCGCCACCCCCCAGTTGAACTTCGCTCCGTCTTTGATGGTGTTGATGGCAAACGAGCCGTCGATGATCATGCCCACCTTGCCCGCGATAAAGGCGTCGCGGTAACTGTTGTTGCCGGGGAAGAAGTTCGGCACGCCCAGCTTGTATTTGGTTTGCAGATCGGTGTAAAAGGTCATCGCTTTGGTGCCCGCCGCGCTGTCGTAGGTGACGGTCTTGCCGTCCTTGCCGTACGGCTGGCCGCCGAACTGGCGTACCAGCACCTCACGCAGCACGTGGTAGTCCTGACCGTCGGGCTGGATGCCGAATCCCAGCGTGGTGTACCGGGGCGGCGCGCCCTTAACGATTTTCTGTCCATCTGCGATCAGGTCTTCCCAGGTCCGGGGAGGCTGGGCAATGCCGGCCTGCTTGAACAGGTCTTTGTTGTAAAACAGCGCCAGGGTGCGGACAGCCGTGGGCAGGGCGTAGTACTTGCCGTCCATCTTGGAGGTCTTCACCATCGGGGCGTAAGTGCTGTCGATGGTGGCCGTTGGGAATTCCTTGGCGGGGAGGGGTTGCAGGTACCCGGCGTCCACGTACTGCGGCAGCCAGCCGTAATACAAGTTCACCACATCTGGTCCCTGTCCCGCCGGGACGCTGGAGGCCACTTTCTGGCTGTACGCGTCGTAGGGGAAGGTTTCCTGCTTGATCTTGATGTCAGGGTTGGCGGCCTCAAACTTCTTGATCAGGTCGTTCATGGCGTCGACCTTGCTGGCGTACTCGTACTGCCAGTAGGTCAGTGTGACCGGCGCGGCGGACGCAGAGGCGAGGGACAGGCCGAGGGCCAGGGCAAGTACCTTGTTCATATTCATCTCCTGAAATGAATGAGCTGAGCGGGGGGGGTTAGTTGCCTAAGGTGACGCGAGGCCACAGGTACGGCAACGCCTGCTTCCCGCCCCACGAGAACGAGGCCCAGGCCAGCCCGCTCTGACTGATGTTGGCGCCCACGCGGGCGTCTGCCTGATCTCCGTCATACATCACCAGGTTCACGCCGATCGTGTCGCCGGGTCTAGGCACCGTGGGCATGGCCGCCCACGGCAGGCGGAACTCGATGGTATAGCCGCCGTCCACTTTCTTGGAGGCCACCTGCATGCCTGGGGCCGTTTCTTCCATCTCGCCCTGTCGGGCGTCGGCGTCGCGGAAGCCGCGCGCCCCGAAGCCCGCCGTGGTACAGGGGAAGGCGGCGGCCTGCATGGTGGTGCCGGTGTCCCGGCTGCTCCCGCTGGGGTCTACGGTCACGCCAATCGCGTCCGAGCGCAGCTGGGCCTTGATGTCGTCTGGGGCGATGTTGCAGGCCACCAGCTCATCCTTGACATTCATGCCCACGTAGAGAGACGTGTCGTCGTACCCGAGCGTGAAGCTGGCGCTGGCGTCTGCCGCACCCTCGGGTTTGGTCCGCCACCACAGGTCATCCGGGCCGATCTGGCTGCCCGCGCCCGCCGCCATGTCGCTCAGATCGCCGTCGATGGTGGGGGCCTTCTTCAGGCGCGGAATCGTCAGGGTGGGCAGCACGTAGGCGTTGGCCGTGTCGGTGAAGGTGCCGGTGCTCAGGCTGACCGGCAGCAACGCACTCTGTCGTCCGGCGGGCAGCGCGGCGGCGACGGCTTCCAGCTGCACCGTCAACGTCTTGCTCTGACCGGCGGCCAGCTGGTAGCGGGTGTCGCCGGACAGCGTGACGCCCGCCGGGAGCTTCAGGTTCAGTTCGCCGTTCACGGCCGCCTGGCTGCGGTTGGTCACGATCACCTTCACCGGGGTCTTCTGCCCCAGCGCCAGGGCCAGGCGGGTGGGCAGCGAGCCGATGACCCAGTCGGTGCCGGTCTGCCGCGCGAAGTCCTGATAGGCCGCCACGTCGAAGGTCGGGGCGAACGTGGCGACGACGGCAGGCAGCGGGCGCACGAAATTGCTGGCCCGGCCCGTGATCACCTGGGCGTCCTGCACGGCGCGGTAGCTGCCGGTCAGGGTGCCCCGCTCGGCGGCGGCCCCGGCGGGCGCGGTGACCTGGAAGGTGGCGCTGGCGGTCTCGCCCGGCTTCAGCGTGTTGGCTGCCGGGGCCGCCGACACCGTCCAGCCTGTGGGAGCGTTCAGGGCCAGCGTGACTTCGGTCATCGGCTGACCGGTGGTGTTGGTCAGGTTGACCGTGACCGGGGTGGCCTGGCCCGCGCCGATGTCGTAGGCGGTGGGGTGCACGGCCAGTCGGACGCCGGCAGGTGAGGACCCGCTGGGCGTCAGCGCGCCGGCCAGCAGCGAGGTTTCCTGGATGGGCGTGGGCACGCGCGAGGCCACCAGCATGAACGTTTCGGGGCTGGCCGTCTTGGCGGGGAGCGTGGAGAAGGTGTCCCAGCCCTGCGAGCGGTAGTTGAACTGCGCGATGTTCTTGAGGT
This window encodes:
- a CDS encoding extracellular solute-binding protein, translating into MNKVLALALGLSLASASAAPVTLTYWQYEYASKVDAMNDLIKKFEAANPDIKIKQETFPYDAYSQKVASSVPAGQGPDVVNLYYGWLPQYVDAGYLQPLPAKEFPTATIDSTYAPMVKTSKMDGKYYALPTAVRTLALFYNKDLFKQAGIAQPPRTWEDLIADGQKIVKGAPPRYTTLGFGIQPDGQDYHVLREVLVRQFGGQPYGKDGKTVTYDSAAGTKAMTFYTDLQTKYKLGVPNFFPGNNSYRDAFIAGKVGMIIDGSFAINTIKDGAKFNWGVAPLPVLASNPNEKDNFGSYWVNGITKNAKGDKLDAAVKFLKFLTSADTQRYWLENVGEIPASRSLAADPNLLKNPVYGPFIASLPYASSTVFVDEAGQRKAWVDAINTVLLKGAKPADAVKQAAADEQKILNSYYK
- a CDS encoding PIG-L family deacetylase, which translates into the protein MKNRCWSALLLSLLVGAASAQSTPPAPTPIQTGPGGYGGTVSGLDLMDVDLMFIGAHPDDDGGVGGILARYLLDGGYKGTVITLTGGEGGGNATGRETGPALGLIRQEEERRSLAMLGVDSPHFLGLRDFYFTLSAEETLAKWGGPAFVCDVVRLVRLRRPEVIVTMWPGPGTHGQHQMAARAATLAYTSAGDPARCPEQLKEGIAPFTPLKLYYYPNSAEDATVEIPTDDVSRTARIRYADLKNIAQFNYRSQGWDTFSTLPAKTASPETFMLVASRVPTPIQETSLLAGALTPSGSSPAGVRLAVHPTAYDIGAGQATPVTVNLTNTTGQPMTEVTLALNAPTGWTVSAAPAANTLKPGETASATFQVTAPAGAAAERGTLTGSYRAVQDAQVITGRASNFVRPLPAVVATFAPTFDVAAYQDFARQTGTDWVIGSLPTRLALALGQKTPVKVIVTNRSQAAVNGELNLKLPAGVTLSGDTRYQLAAGQSKTLTVQLEAVAAALPAGRQSALLPVSLSTGTFTDTANAYVLPTLTIPRLKKAPTIDGDLSDMAAGAGSQIGPDDLWWRTKPEGAADASASFTLGYDDTSLYVGMNVKDELVACNIAPDDIKAQLRSDAIGVTVDPSGSSRDTGTTMQAAAFPCTTAGFGARGFRDADARQGEMEETAPGMQVASKKVDGGYTIEFRLPWAAMPTVPRPGDTIGVNLVMYDGDQADARVGANISQSGLAWASFSWGGKQALPYLWPRVTLGN
- a CDS encoding carbohydrate ABC transporter permease, whose amino-acid sequence is MRRHQTRTAYTFLLVPLLFFLIVRFLPTLSALRLSLFDWNILKEQQPFVGTDNYQRLLTDGKFAQALKNTALYTVIGVPVQIALGLLVALLLNKIRALRGVFRALYFAPYVTPIVAAAWVWQWLFSPQFGPVNTFLVWLHIPPQNFLTSPDQALATTAALVVWQNLGFQVVLFLAGLSAIPRSYYEAAEIDGAGSSQAFWKITWPLLNPTIVFSVVTGTIAYLQLFTQVVNLNFTDQGGPLGSTTTVALYIYQLAFGRFQMGYASAITVVLFVIILAITLVQLRFLTRRYDL
- a CDS encoding alpha/beta hydrolase, producing the protein MTRQSSRPPPRLPLPPRVRFWLGLLLALVLGYLIALVQGAVVRPPLVIGQDAVPPSGPVQGVTSTLENQGGAFLDIKPGGAATTLLVYYPGGLVRPQAYEWLGRALAADGVQTVIPVFPLDLAVTGINRADALIRKFGAGKTVVIAGHSLGGAMAAQYARGHRDQLSGMILMGAYPAGNVNLKESRLPVLSLLAEQDGVAEPADVRDGLNRLPASAQLTVIPGAVHSFFGRYGAQRGDGLPTVTRAAAEAGILRAVRAFLATLPPPSGDAGHCARTSTASAVRSAMTSGHERVGAHERVAGAGGTSAACVMA
- a CDS encoding carbohydrate ABC transporter permease — encoded protein: MTTTLPKTDVRDSSGTPRPRRRVNLPLLLAYLVLTVGIVVTLFPFMWMLLTSLKSFQELFNLRFLPEAPTLDNYRQVLLETKFIQWFANSLLVASVTTASVLFFDSMVGYTLAKFDFPGKTLIFILILSTLMIPTEMLVIPWFVGVSDLHLTRSVPGAYFSIMFPGLMSAFGVFLMRQFFETLPDDLLEAARIDGMSEFGIFWRIALPLVRPALASLAIFTFLGNWNAFLWPLIVIQNPEFRTLPVGTALFNGEAGTQWGLIMAASSLAVIPVLIVFAIFQKQIIEGIVLTGMKG
- a CDS encoding glucose 1-dehydrogenase produces the protein MHQQLSGKTALVTGGTSGIGLAIAEAFIAEGAHVFITGRRTAQLDDAKAQLGDHVTTIQGDVGQLDDLDRIYAVIRAAGRPLDIVVANAGGGSFAPLGQITEAHFDQTFDTNVKGTLFTVQKALPLLNDGASVILMASTTSITGTPAFSVYSATKAAVRSFARTWALDLKDRHIRVNAVSPGPTLTPGLTDLAPDAEQAQALLDGLTSGVPLGRMGQPEEIAQAVVFLASDRSSFITGTELFVDGGTAQV